The Magnolia sinica isolate HGM2019 chromosome 3, MsV1, whole genome shotgun sequence genome includes the window CATAGCCATTCAAGCTATGTTCTTATCTTGTTGAATGCACTTTTGAAACCACATTAGGTGAGTCTTCTAGCACTGGAGATTTTGGTAAACCACCCGTCCGTTGTGAGGACCACCGGATCATAGACCTGAATCAAGCCATGCCAAACACAATCCAGCAGttattctttttctatttttccctGGACAAAAGAGGGTCACCTGGGTGAGGATGGATTGAAGAGGCCATTTATGAAACATGCGCAATGTGGATATaaaccacccatcatgtgggtcccagtgTAGAAATGCCTTGgcctaaaaatcaaacagattCACCCATCAGGTTACCCAAACCTTTATGTTGCAAAAAGATGTTGGCTATATTATTTCTAGTTGTTGATTTAATTTTCCTCATACTTGTGTACAATCCACATGATAATTGTGCCGGCCAATGGTATGATTTTGGGCCAGGTCAAGCTCATGTTAGGACCATGGTTAGCAACATGCAATAcggtaaagaaaagaaaacattacAAGAAACGTTTGCGTTTGGGTTGGATGCTTAAAAATGATAAACAATTCACTTAAAGGAATGGAAATGCCACAAAATAAGGtctaaagaaagaaatggagttGAAAAATGGCAACATGTGCATAAATGTGTATTTATATATTGCATACAAATACAAATACAAAACCTTATTAAAATGGATAGAATTTCAAAGGACATGAGTTGTAATGTAATATCATTCTCGGCACATCTCAAATCCTACCTTTTCAAGTAATCCTTATATAAATTAATTGTCCTTTAACAACTTTATCTAACTTCATGCAATTCTACAATGACCAATTTTTGAAATAATCCCACCCttaatttttcaataaaatgagtttttttgaagaaaaaaagaaggggtGTGGTTGGTTAACTAACTAAAAAAGACAAATTTTGTTGTCCATCTTTTAAAATACAAGGAGGTGTaaacaataatataataatatatgtgagctttttaaaaaattaaggccTTGCATGGTTGccacttgaaaatgagttcatcttattttagcTGACAATTATTACATGAATTAAAGATTTTGATAGGGATTCAAAATATTCTTAATAACCAATAATTTATTCAAGGGTGCATTTGAttgcaacaaatatcatgatatttcatgacaaGACATTATCTATCTATATATTATAATGCCAATGGTAGAGGACATTTTTGGCCCTGCAATTAGTTTCCAGTTTAGATAATTTTGTGCGCTTAATAGATATGAGGATACACTTTAAATAAAGTCATggacatttttcaaaattttgaaagagtCCATTCTTAACAACATTCAGTTAAATTTTGACCTGCAAATACCCTCAAAGGTAAACATTTAACCCACTTTCTTCACTACTTATAATCAGCTCGTAGCCTGCACAAAAAAGAGATTCTGCAATGCTCTTTAATGTCCACCATGTCATACATGCAAAATCCACACTCTGTCTATCaagtgaaaattattatttgaaacatacataaaaataatatatatatatatatctatctctctgtgtgtgtgtgtgtgtgtgtggagcaCAATCATGGGAATGatgtaaaattgctcccaaaactactaatttcacacaaacatcCCATTCACACTGTTCATACATTGCCCTAATGTACGGTATAAAACCTTGTGCGTTTAACACACCATGTACCTTATCTTTTACCTGAAAATCTTGGGCGTTTAACACACCATGTACCTGATTTTTTACCTGAAGACCTAACGAACGGTATAAAATCTGATGAGGGGAGTGGCTTTCACACTTATAACATGTGGCCCTCATAAACTAAACTTGGGCGTTTTACACACCATGTAGAATGAGTGTGACAGGGGACTCTGGTCTTCCTCCACCTCTGACCCCTCCTTACTCTGCATGTCATGCACATGACATACCATTAGTTATTATCAGCTCAAAAGGGATGAAATCTTTTTTATGTTTGCAACCAAAAAGTGCCTTGATATCACTCATCTAGCCAACGAGCAAAGCACCTATATTAGAGGTTTTCTAAGTACACGTATTACCTAAAACCACCTAATAAAAAGACAGACAACAAATCttctagtgggtcacaccaatgaACAATTGGATAAATAGAAAATTGCACAATTAtccacattcaacaaaaaaaggggggGCAAAGATTTTACATAGGATATTCTAGTTTAAGGCCAATAATGGTGGGACGACCCACACCAACAGCCTGGACACTGAATCATGAGACCTAATCGTACAATCTCTCCACACCCAGTAAGCACTTTGCAGCATTCAGTGATATGGGAGTTAATTGATACTCCAGctgtgtatgacgcttgatatgcaggtGCTTAGAAATTATACATAAGGCATAAGTTAATTAAAATTTAACTAAGTAAATTGTGGAATCCACCATCGCTACGTTGAAGTCCCAAAATCTTATGAAGTGAACAATCTTAACCTCTCATTTGCGGTGTGcagacacttgtttattgaaatatgaCCTTCggattcttttcatttttaatcatccaatgATTATCTACCAATATCATAGCCAAATAGGCTGAATTTTTAggtcatgatatatatatataagctggaactcataatttggatagtttaacTTGAACTATTGCTATTCAGTATTTGTAAGACAAAATGTTAAATAGTTAAGGAATAATATATTGATGAGTGAGTGGATAAATGAAATGTTAAGAACTATGTAAAGGTGAGAAAGGAAAGAATTAGAAAGAATACATTCAAGTGAATTTAAGAGTAGCACCAATatgtaataaaataaaagaaaatatactTAAATGGTTTAGTCATGTGCAATTAAAATCAAAAACTACAAAGATTATGAGTAAATTGACACAGTTTGAAAGTCATAAAAAAGCAAAGGAAAGATCCAAAATGACCTTGGTTTAGGTAGGAATGAAAGGCTTATATGACCTACAGCCGTGacccttgataaagtggaatgctATGAAAGGATTAACATATAGTCAATCCCAATTAGTTGCAATGGAGCTTAGATGATGTCAACGGCAATCAAAAGATATttgtttaattatatatgtaaattgttAATAATAGCTTTTGAAGGATGTTTAATTATACCTTGAAAACATTATTTGGGTGCATAAAATCCAACAAGGATGGGATAATGGGATCCGTTAAAAtccatgggtcccaaagtgatatatgtgtgtgatccatgtcatctatccattttactaTCAAATTTTATAGCATgaacctaaaaaatgaggcaaattaaaACCTTAAGTGTACTGCACTGCAAGAAATAAGGTGGTTAATAGTGTCAATTGTTCAAAATTAAAGCCTTTATCAGGCCCACGAGGATGTGTATCTattatccaacctatttataagatcaaACTAACATGTATAAAAGGtatatacaaatatcatcttgatccaaaacttccgtggccccaagaagttttcaacaatgggTGTTCAATTGCCacaatttcttatggtgtggtccacttaagcttcagatctccctcattttttggctcatgccctaaaatgagctggctgaactgatggacggcatggataagatacatacattatggtgggccttacaaattttAAGTATGGAAATTGTATTAATGTAATGTAGAAAGCTCTCCAAACAAACTCCTTGTCAACTTTAATCTTCGGCTGCTGATGTAAATACCTAGGTAAATAATCGTTACTCATTTACCCTGAATTACACCAgtaaatggggaaaaaaaaaaaggtatttaaaGTATGCTATTTTCAATAATTTTATAGTGCATGTATATCATACACCATAGTCTTGCAGAGTATAATTGCATTTCTCCGAGTGGTAAGTAAAAATGGGAAGCCCAGGCAGCCGAGTCAAAGTCCATTACAAGTCGCAATTCCAAAGCCGCCGAAGACAAATGGAGCCAAAAGAAGAGCTATGGTTATAACCTAAGTTAGGGATAATCTTCTTTATTAGATATGTTACTAAGGAAGTTTATTAGATAGTTAATCACAGGGACTGTCTTCTCTGCAAATGAAGAAATCGAATGAAaatccaaaaatctaaaaatcctaaaaaataaaaccaaaaagagaaaaagagaaaatccGTCTTCCCTCGCTCTCTATAGttgaaaaaacaagaaaaagcaAAGCCCTGTCGATAGGGTTTATACTATAAAATCCCCCCTAACGCCTCTCGTttttctcaatctctctctctctctctcaagagctctctctctctctctctctctctctctctctctctctctctctctgtcaagagctctctctctctctctctctctctctctctctctcgcttcttcatcaccttcttcttcctgctcttctCAACCAGGTCCGCTCGTCTAGAAAACGAAGAAACGGAAATgcgtttcttattttttatttctgcGTTTCTACGTTTTTTGTTTtacattttttgattttttgattttttttttttttgtgctctCGGAAATAGGAGTTTTTTTTCCCATATTTCTCTGGTTTCGAATCGGAAAATGAAGTACGTTTTGGTAACGGGCGGAGTCGTGAGTGGGCTCGGAAAAGGCGTGACGGCAAGCAGCATTGGAGTGCTTCTCAAGGCGTGCGGTCTTCGTGTTACTTCCATCAAGATCGGTCAGCTTCCTCTTGTTGTTGTTGTCGCtgtttacgtttttttttttttttttttttttcatttggcaTTTTCTTTGAAGTCCTTAGGTTGTATGGATTTTTATGAATTTGTTATGTTTGAATTTCTTTGGCGAAGGTTTTGAGGGTTTTCAGCTCAGATACAGTGGATTCCTTCTGTTAATCCCGGAGATTCGtgcattttgtttcttttttgtagTAAAAGGCCCTGTTTCAAGAGAAatctttgcattttttttctttgattgttGTTATGTTGTTCTCTTTTGAAACTAGCATCGGTGAGCTTTGCAGAGTTTGAATTGCTTGTGTTTGCCGAATGCTAGAATGCCAATCTAGGAGAACcgtgcatttttcttctttccatttgagcgAAAACTTGGATACCTGAGCTGTTCATATGATAAATTCTGTCTCTAAAGCTTCTGTCATTGCAAAATGGGCTGTGGTTTTTCTTTCCTTGCGGTTTTGTTTACAGTTGGATACTGTTGCTAGAAGTGAGATTGCTTGCTCTGCTTCTTGGCAGATCCATATCTAAACACCGATGCTGGGACGATGTCTCCCTTTGAACATGGGGAAGTTTTCGTCTTAGACGATGGTGGCGAGGTAAATATCCTTTGGGAGTTCTCTTTGCATGTTTTCATTCACTACCCTGTTGTTTGATATTTAGATCCGTAGAGGTTTGTATTTTTTAATTGGTTTTTTCTGTAATATTTTGATGTTAGAATTTGTATTTGAGATCTTGGGTGTCATCATCACAACCATCACCATGTTTATGAGTGAATCGCCCTGGCCATCGGCTTTTTCTTGATACTTATTTAGTTCTGCTGTTAGTTATTTCTCTCTTGAAATATTGGGCTTTTGATGAATTGTGGTTAAAATGTAGGTTCTGTTCACGTTATCAAGAACTTAGTATTTTCTAAGACCAGGATCCCGACCTGGTCCTTTTTCTCTGTTTTCCCATTTTATTCATCATCTAAATTACTTTCCATCCCATAACCActtttctcccttttcttccttGAAAGAAGAATATTATGTGGGTTGATTGCATCGTGGAGCTATTAAATCTACTAGTTTCAAATCTGAAATTAATATAACCTGCTTTCTTAAGGTTTGTTATCGTTTTATTGTAAAATGATCATAAGAAATTGTCATCCGTTACAAATGATGACTTCTATTTGTGCTTTTTAGGTTGACTTGGACCTTGGAAACTATGAAAGGTTCCTAGATATTAAGCTGACTCGTGACAACAATATCACCACTGGGAAGATTTACCAGGTATAGTTcacataagaagaagaaaaagagaaatcttGAAGCATATAGAGTGGAAACATATTGAGATCATGCTTGGGTTTATTACATCTGTTCTATCATTTGACTTCTTATATTTTTTGAagttaattattttcttttttcttggtgTATTTGTTTGATGATATAGTCTGTTATTAACAAGGAGCGAAGGGGAGATTACTTGGGGAGAACTGTCCAGGTGCCTGTCAACACCATTTCTCTTGCTTTTCTTCATGGTTTGACATCCTTTGATGTATGATCTTGAACTtagtatctttttttctttttttttttcctctctactTTTCTTTAGGTTGTCCCCCACATTACAGATGCTATTCAAGAGTGGATTGAGCGTGTAGCAGTTATTCCTGTCGATGGGAAAGAAGGCCCAGCTGACGTATGTGTTATAGAACTGGGAGGAACGATAGGTAGAACTGACTTTGAAGTGGTGATTTTATGTTTGTCCTTGCATGGGATAAACAGCTCAGCATGTGGACTATCATCTTTGGTGGTATTACAATGTTGGCAATTTTTGGTGCAGGGGATATCGAATCTATGCCGTTTATTGAGGCTTTGGGTCAATTCTCTTATCGTGTGGGTGAGGAGATTTTGCATCTGATCATATTGGACCCTGATGCTTCTAGAGCTCTAGATCCATCACGCAATTAATCTTCTTCCCATTCTTTTTCACAGGCACCGGCAACTTCTGTCTCATTCATGTCAGTCTCGTTCCCGTTTTGAATGTTGTTGGTGAACAGGTAGATAACAGTGGCTTCTGCTAGTTACTTGCACTTGTGGATACATAATCTATTCCATTAGTAGGCATAAGAATTAACTCAGCTCTATGCAACCTCTTGAGTTATAACCCAGTATTTGGGCTTGACTGGTGATGCTGTTGTTTTCCACCTTCAGAAAACAAAGCCAACTCAGCACAGTGTTCGGGGACTGCGAGGACTGGGATTGACTCCACATATCTTAGCTTGTCGCAGTGTTACGGTCTCGACCTCTCTCTATGTTTCTGTTGTgcattttttgtttgtttgtgtgTGTCAGTGCATGCAGGCACGCACATATGTTGTATCTACATATATTGTATCTTTCTCCTCTTGTGGCATGGTAGCATCTGATGCCTATTTTTTAATGTCTTGGACAGGCACTGGATGAAAATGTCAAAGAAAAACTGTCACAATTTTGCCATGTCCCGGTAATGTAACCAGAATATTGATATTATCACTTCTTTAAAACTGTTTTGTATTACGTATGAGAAATTTTAACCATTCGAAGACAATTTTCTTTCAGGCGGCAAACATCATCACCCTTCATGATGTTTCAAACATTTGGCACATTCCTTTGCTATTAAGGGTAGGTGATATCTTTTTCAAAGTTTGTATACAATTCTGATGAAACTTGGATACAGATGTGTGGTGGTGTCTCCTgcttgttagatgagctggtagagatagTGTAGTGTTTGTgaatgatccagggttcaattcctgatagctctgtgggccccaccatcatgtgtgGTGGACATCTAGGCTGTGCATTTGGTTGGTCCCCTCTAGGCTATTGGATGtgcaaaaaatcagccatatctggaactcaggtgggccacaccatccgaaACAAttagaaatcatgcctaaaacatctagaagcacttgatgtggcccacctgagttttctaatggcctgaaatttgctgtgacccctcaactaagtgagacacaatggatgggctggatgtctaaaccacatctcactGGGCTCTATATAcaatcaagaaggtttcaatgggcagcatccactctcaactgtcatatgtggtgtgacccactcacctaagtcatggattggcctgatttttaggcccgtgGCTCACTGTGGAAGGgtgcacttgattgatgggatggatgtctGTCacacatggtggtggggcccacagagcttgaccTCAGCATGAGACGTGCCTAGGAGAGTCAGGCATGCTAACATGGCAGGCATCTGACACACCACAATTTCAAACAGTGCCATGTCCTTGTTGCTTATGcatagagtaatgtggaaatgaTTTGTTTTATAGTTTTACCGGTATCTTTCCTTGTCATAGCTAACCAGTCTCAAGGATTATGTTCAACAAATTGTATATCTTCTAACAACAAGCATATGGTTCTTTGTCTTCATAGGACCAGAAGGCACATGAAGCAATTTTAAGAGTGCTGAACCTTCTATGGTTTGTCTACTGTACTTGTCTCGTCTCATGTATCACCACATTTTGCTTGGTGTTGAACTATGTCATGAATCTTTACCCTATGATAACATTCTCCTTGACTATGCCATTCATTACAGCAAGGTTACTAGGGAGCCCatattggaggaatggaccagcAGGGCTGAACTCTGTGACAGGTTGCATGATCCTGTACGTCTCAGGCATTTTTCAAGTTGGTAATCTTTGCTATAGTTTCATGGTTAGATGATTGCAAGTCAAGCACTAACATACAACATGATCTACAGGTCAGAATTGCCATGGTCGGAAAATATACTGGTCTTTCAGATTCTTACCTCTCTGTGTTGAAGGTGAATGCTTTTGTCACTCTGTATTTCCACTTTCCAGAGCATTGAGGCAGTTATTGTTCATGCCTTATTTCCATACGTAGTTGTCCATCCTAATTTACTGTAAATTATTGTCAGTGTGTTGGCTGTCCATCCCTTAAAATCAATAGTTTCCAGGTACCTAATCCAGTGGTTGTTGGAAGGTGTTAAAACATTGTTGGTTTTGTGAATATTGCAGTAGAATATTGAGGATAGGAACCCACATACATGCGTTGCATTTATATCTAATCTAAGTAGTTTGGGATCTTTTTCATTCCAAAAGAATGACAGAAGGTAGTCCGTTGTGTTCAAGTAAGTTTCACACTCAAAATGATTGAACTTCTTCCTTGAGGATAAGTTTCAACATGGACCCAAAAGAAAGGTGCATCAAGCAACTACAAGTGGAACATGATCCCTTGCTCCACAAGGTTCCAATGCCTTGTGAACTTTTCAATCCTTGTTCACATATCCCTTTCAACCCATTGGTCTCGCCCTTTTCAGTACCTTATCTCGCATTGAGCCCCAACTTGAAAACCTCTACAACATAAGTGGGTTGAACCTCCTACATAATATCGTCTAGACTCCACGTCACCTCTACCTCATCACACCCACAAAAGGAATCAAATCCAACATTTTAGCATCTACCCACCCACTTGTTGAATCTATTAGGATTAGGGTGTTAAACCAACTTCTTTGCCATGAACAATTTTTATGGGATCAACTGCAGCAGGTGCATACATGTTTGTGCTTTGTATATAATAAGAACATATACTCAATATCTAAATTAGTCTCTTTTTCTTTGTGCGAAATATGGTACAAGTTGATGCAGTGCTTCAGCTTCTAATTTAGATCCCTTCCATTCACAAAACCCCTATACCATCTGTGCAGGCCCTTTTGCACGCTTCTACTGTTTGCCACAGGAAACTTATAGTGGAGTGGGTTCCAGCGACAGACCTGGAAGATACAACTGCAAAAGAGGTTTATTGATTGTAACTTCAAGCCATCTACTTCTGTTTATCATAGTCACTTGAGTTGACACAGTTTCCAACATTTTCTCTTTGCAGGCACCCGATGTTTATAAAGCTGCATGGAGGTTGTTGAGGGTGAGCATTTTTCTTTGGTTTGAATTTTCTAATTTCATTTTTGCACTGGTTTTCTTAGGATGCTagactcttttcttgctttcgtCTATCATTCACAATTTGTCTGCTGGTCCTCTGAATAGTTTTTCAGTTCAGGGTGCAGATGGTGTTCTAGTCCCTGGGGGCTTTGGTGACCGAGGGGTCCAAGGGAAAATCCTGGCCGCAAAATATGCACGAGAAAACAATAAACCGTTTTTCGGCATTTGTTTAGGGATGCAAATCGCTGTGATTGAGTACTCACGCTCCGTTCTTGGTCTGCAAGATGCAAACAGTACAGAGTTTGATCCAGATACAAAAAACCCGTGTGTTATTTTTATGCCAGAGGTGGATTTGGGTTTTATGTCCTCTCATTCTTTAAGTCTTTTATTTCTGTTGTTTTATCGCACCTAGCAAGCTGTGTTATGTAACAGAGAATCATATCATATGCAGGGTTCAAAAACTCATATGGGAGGGACCATGCGTCTTGGATCAAGAAGAACATATTTCCAGGTCACTGATTGCAAATCTGCAAAATTGTGAGGATCAACATATCACTTTATTGACTGTATCTTGTATTTGTATCCCTCTGTACGTGCTTTGTGCTCGTTGAGCATCAATGAAGGGGTGTTTTATAATCTTTTGCCAATAGGAATTTTAGTCTTGATGCATCAGGACATCTATAGGGTCCTGATGTGCCCAGTCAGTACAAGTGGTGCTCATCAGATAGATGATGGCGCCATAGGCCATGAAATTGAAGATCTGGATTGTCAAACTGGACTCAGTGCATCAGGATACTGTACACATCCTGATGATCAAGATCCTATATCTCTTTCAGTGAATAGATGGTGGCACTGCTTTAACTTGTATCGTCAAACAACTCTCTTCCCTATTTAACTAACCTCTGTGGTTTGCCTTTCCTTTGTTAGATATGGCAATGTCAAATATGTGGATGAGCGACATCGACATAGATACGAGGTTGGTTCCTGTTTTCTGATTTGCATGCTAGTGCTGCAATAACTCCATGAAGTTTTGCAGCAGTGTGAAATTAATATTCCTTTGTATAGGTCAATCCTGATATGATCCTGGAACTTGAAGATGCTGGTCTTTCATTTGTTGGCAAGGATGAAACTGGCAGGCGCATGGAGGTATGCATCCTTTAGCAGTAAAAATTCTCACTTGCGGTTGTGTTCTCTCTGCAAAGAAGTTAGCTGCAGCAATTCTTATTTTTATTAGCATTTCGTTGCTGCAGATTCTTGAACTCCCTACTCATCCTTATTTTGTTGGGGTGCAATTTCATCCTGAATTCAAGTCAAGACCAGGAAAACCTTCGGCTCTTTTCTTAGGTAATTGTCTCACTTGCCGGTTAAAAGACTCGGTGACTCTATCCAACTGATTTGGCCCTGAGTGAAGTCACGACTCACCAATTCGGGAATCTCCCTACTTGCCCGAGTTGGGGGTGACTCATGGGATCGAACTGGGTTGGATCTGACTGaatccgagtcaactcagacgaGTTGCATGAAACTTGTCCGAGTCTTAACCATggtttcaagatcattttacttCAATTCGGCTTTGGGGCATGATTGAAAATGGGAACTCATTAAGTGGGTGGTCACTTTCCCATTTTTTTCTCACTTTCCCATTTTTTTCTGCTGCAAATCATTAGAAAGGAAACTGATAGCGTTTCGGGGGTACTGCATCACATCCTCCACAGTAAGTGGGACTGCCACTGGGGCTCAAAATATCTAAAGGACTCCAGATGTGGATTTATCCTGAAAAACAATCTCCTTATTTTGGGGATCTCAATATTACTGGCCACTGTGGGTGCCTCTTTCTCACCAGTTGGAGAGGAATTTAACCAGTATTGTTGCAGCTGCAGGCCCAATCCTGGTTTATCTATGTATTTTTGCGTGCATGCCTGTTGCATAATCCTGGTTTTGCCTatgtatgcatgtgtgcatgCTTATTCATGTGCCCATGCACAGCTCTATTGGATGGACAATGCTGTGTCATTACAAAATTCCTGCAAGGTGTGCTCCAGTGGTACCACTACCACCATAACCTTATGGCTGTATTGACCAAAagatgggcccatgtgatgtattcacaCCCTCTAAACCATCCACCAGATGCATCACCTCAAAACACCCCTAATGTGGAATACTAAGACCaatccaaaattgaagtgggCTACAGCAAAGGGAACAAGCTAGAAGTGAACGTTGGCCCCTTGAATAACAATAGGGCACACCTGAGTCAAAAATAGCCTGGTTTTTGTCATGACCCTTCATCTCACCTGGATGAATGGTCTTAACGGCTGGGATTCTGTATATACAACAAGGCAGAGCCCCACTCTAATCAACTGTGGGCATTCCCTTTCAACATGTCCCGTGAGCCATggctcacctgagatttagatcaggctgattttgggGGGCTGGGTTTTTTGAGGTGAATCAtctgatgaacagtttggattccaTGAACACTTCACACATCACTGGGCTCCACATCTTGTGGTACCAATGTAAGGCTACAGTGTTCCCAGTACCACTAGGGGATGCCCTTTGCTATATTATGTTCATTAAGCAGTAATATTTGTCAACATCAAAATGAAAATGGAGtactgagttttcataccaaccCCAATATTTTCTCAAAATGTAAGTTCCATCCATGAAGTTCCCTTATGCCACCGTTCCTCCTTAACAGAGCTTTTTCATGCATGCCGTCTAACAGGGTTTGTAGCAGCAGCATGCAGTCAGTTGGAAACTGTCATGCAAACTTCCAGCCATGTCAACAAGGCAGCAGCAGTGTGCGGTCAGTTGGAAACTGTCATGCAAACTTCCAGCCATGTCAACAAGGCAGCAGCAATAAACAGCTCTAGTAACGGAAAGATCCCAAAGGCCTACCGGAGCGGAAATAAAAGTAAGCCTGCGAATGGGCCGCTAAATGGCACCTTGTACTCCAATGGCAATGGCGTGCATGCCTAAATAATAGAATGCAGGTGACCCATTTTCATGATCGATTTTCCTTTTCTTGGTCATCGCACGTTGGTTTTGCAGAGGGGCTTTCAACAACACCCCCACCGGATTTGGTTTGTACAGCCATGGAGAAGGACAGGGTTTTTAGCTTGAGTGAGTGGTATATATATGCACAGAGCCTGGTTCCGGGCTTTTAACATGGAACGGCCTGTTTTTATTGAAGTCTTGGATTTAGGGTGTTGTTTTTGTTTCCCTCCTTGAGTAgaaaagggcaaaaaaaaaatttccagagTTCCCCTGTGGCCTTCtctgtacattaaaaaaaataactttGTAGTAGTTCAGTAGAAAAATGAAAGCATTGTCTTAGTTTTTCTCGGGGCTTTTGAGTTTGTATGCTGGCTTCTTTTCTTCCTCAAAATATAAGGACTTGAACTGTGCTGTAATGATTCGACTTCCATAGGTGGAGTATTTGTGGCTGCCCTTGAGCGTGTAGAATTATACCATGATTAATGTTTTGGCAATTCTCTCTTTGTAGACCGGAGGTTTACTTTAAACACTAAAATAAACTCTCTTTCCAAATGTTTTATTTTTCTGGAACTTTGACAGCCCTGCGATTATTTTTTGGAATGAAAATGCAATTGCATCTATCCTAGCAACTATAAAGGTAATTACATGAGCCACGGCTatatttgatgtggactgttAAAATCTCTATTTGGTTCATTAGTGGAGTCATCtggcctgttcataaggttaaatGGGTCTGGATGGAGGGAAGACAAATTTTAGCTTGATATAAACACCTCGTTTCCTTACTAGTTCtaaactgtggatgttcaatctccactgtttcctaaagTAGGTCCACCTGTGAGTTGGATGTCTCTTACTCTTTAATTCGATGTTCTAAGCTTAAAAGCCAAAACAGATGGATTCCGTGAATAGGATATAAACTTCATCATAGCCCCACAAACGATAGCCTAAGGCTATATAAACACGAACCCCCTCCGCGGTAAGGGTTGCAATTCCAACGCTGTAGGGATACTTGTTCGTATGTTGTAGCCTGTAGGGGTCGCGATTCAAACATTGAAGAGATTGTG containing:
- the LOC131240869 gene encoding uncharacterized protein LOC131240869 isoform X1 → MKYVLVTGGVVSGLGKGVTASSIGVLLKACGLRVTSIKIDPYLNTDAGTMSPFEHGEVFVLDDGGEVDLDLGNYERFLDIKLTRDNNITTGKIYQSVINKERRGDYLGRTVQVVPHITDAIQEWIERVAVIPVDGKEGPADVCVIELGGTIGDIESMPFIEALGQFSYRVGTGNFCLIHVSLVPVLNVVGEQKTKPTQHSVRGLRGLGLTPHILACRSVTALDENVKEKLSQFCHVPAANIITLHDVSNIWHIPLLLRDQKAHEAILRVLNLLCKVTREPILEEWTSRAELCDRLHDPVRIAMVGKYTGLSDSYLSVLKALLHASTVCHRKLIVEWVPATDLEDTTAKEAPDVYKAAWRLLRGADGVLVPGGFGDRGVQGKILAAKYARENNKPFFGICLGMQIAVIEYSRSVLGLQDANSTEFDPDTKNPCVIFMPEGSKTHMGGTMRLGSRRTYFQVTDCKSAKLYGNVKYVDERHRHRYEVNPDMILELEDAGLSFVGKDETGRRMEILELPTHPYFVGVQFHPEFKSRPGKPSALFLGFVAAACSQLETVMQTSSHVNKAAAVCGQLETVMQTSSHVNKAAAINSSSNGKIPKAYRSGNKSKPANGPLNGTLYSNGNGVHA
- the LOC131240869 gene encoding uncharacterized protein LOC131240869 isoform X2, yielding MKYVLVTGGVVSGLGKGVTASSIGVLLKACGLRVTSIKIDPYLNTDAGTMSPFEHGEVFVLDDGGEVDLDLGNYERFLDIKLTRDNNITTGKIYQSVINKERRGDYLGRTVQVVPHITDAIQEWIERVAVIPVDGKEGPADVCVIELGGTIGDIESMPFIEALGQFSYRVGTGNFCLIHVSLVPVLNVVGEQALDENVKEKLSQFCHVPAANIITLHDVSNIWHIPLLLRDQKAHEAILRVLNLLCKVTREPILEEWTSRAELCDRLHDPVRIAMVGKYTGLSDSYLSVLKALLHASTVCHRKLIVEWVPATDLEDTTAKEAPDVYKAAWRLLRGADGVLVPGGFGDRGVQGKILAAKYARENNKPFFGICLGMQIAVIEYSRSVLGLQDANSTEFDPDTKNPCVIFMPEGSKTHMGGTMRLGSRRTYFQVTDCKSAKLYGNVKYVDERHRHRYEVNPDMILELEDAGLSFVGKDETGRRMEILELPTHPYFVGVQFHPEFKSRPGKPSALFLGFVAAACSQLETVMQTSSHVNKAAAVCGQLETVMQTSSHVNKAAAINSSSNGKIPKAYRSGNKSKPANGPLNGTLYSNGNGVHA
- the LOC131240869 gene encoding uncharacterized protein LOC131240869 isoform X3, with the protein product MKYVLVTGGVVSGLGKGVTASSIGVLLKACGLRVTSIKIDPYLNTDAGTMSPFEHGEVFVLDDGGEVDLDLGNYERFLDIKLTRDNNITTGKIYQSVINKERRGDYLGRTVQVVPHITDAIQEWIERVAVIPVDGKEGPADVCVIELGGTIGDIESMPFIEALGQFSYRVGTGNFCLIHVSLVPVLNVVGEQKTKPTQHSVRGLRGLGLTPHILACRSVTALDENVKEKLSQFCHVPAANIITLHDVSNIWHIPLLLRDQKAHEAILRVLNLLCKVTREPILEEWTSRAELCDRLHDPVRIAMVGKYTGLSDSYLSVLKAPDVYKAAWRLLRGADGVLVPGGFGDRGVQGKILAAKYARENNKPFFGICLGMQIAVIEYSRSVLGLQDANSTEFDPDTKNPCVIFMPEGSKTHMGGTMRLGSRRTYFQVTDCKSAKLYGNVKYVDERHRHRYEVNPDMILELEDAGLSFVGKDETGRRMEILELPTHPYFVGVQFHPEFKSRPGKPSALFLGFVAAACSQLETVMQTSSHVNKAAAVCGQLETVMQTSSHVNKAAAINSSSNGKIPKAYRSGNKSKPANGPLNGTLYSNGNGVHA